GCGCAGATCTTATTGAAGCCGGTGAACTCTCTTTATTACAAGTGGTACAACTGGCGCCAGGACAACATATATAAACTAGAGCATACCGGACAGGTCTGCTCTTTAGAAGGATCACTCAATGATAAGTTTGATCCGCTCGAGAGGCGGATTTATATTACAGACGGGCAGTTTTTCAGACCTTTCTATATATACACTGAGGGCGAAAACAAACCTCAGTATTTGTATACTGAAGGCGAAAACAATCCAATATATCTGCGTACTGAATCTGAAACCGCAGACACCGGACTCGACTTTATCGTCTATGTTCCGGAAGCACTAATTAATACACAAATACATGAACTGCGTGCACATGTGAACTTTTACAAAGCAGGCGGAAAACGATACGAAATCTTTAACCATGAATAGATCAATTTTTACGCAGACAGGCGGTTATCCTTTGACCGCTGAACGACTTGAGGAACTGCAAACGACATTTGATGTCTTCAGCGCCTTTGGAGCGCTTGCGGGTGATCTCACCATTATTACCGGATGTGAAACGCCGATAGGAAGTAATGTAGTGCATAAAGGAGTTGTGTACATAAATGGCGAACCTTTAGAATTTCGTCAGGCAGTTGCAGCCGATGCAAATGCCAGGGTAGTTATCATTGAGGAAAACGTCACCGGCTCTTTTGAAAATGGAACAAACAAAACAGTTTATACCAAACGTTACGCAACAATTGGCACGGCTGAAACCTCTTGGCTTTGGACAGATTTTAAACGGCCATTGCAGACAAAAACATTAGAGGACAGACTTTCGGCCATTGAAAAAAAGCTTTCAGTATTTCAGACCGGCGGTGCTGTAATTGCGTGGTTCAAACCGGTTGCAGATATTCCGGCAGGATGGCGCGAAGTAACCAACATGCGCGGTCGAACTGTTTTTGGCTACGATCCAAATCAGCCTGAGTTTAATGCAATTGGTAAAGCAGAAGGAATTAAAACAAAGACCCTTTCAATTGAAGAACTGCCAAAGATCAGCCCTGTAAACGGACCCGGCATTAAAAAAGGCGGCACTTTCGGAGGTTCAGGCGGTATCTCGCTTGCAGATACTCCGTCAGGTGACTACGCCGAAGGACAGCTTATTAAGCCTTTTGGAGGCGATAAGCCATTTAGTATTCTTAACCCGTACAGAGTTGCGGCATATATCGAATTTATAGGTTAAAAACATGGCAACAAGTATAACAACAATATTAGGCTGGTTCAGAACCGGCTTAAAACCAACTCAGGCGCAATTTGAGCAATCTTGGACATCATTTTGGCATAAAGATGAAACAATACCTCAGTCAAAAATTTCGAACCTTACAACGGTCTTAAATCAAAAAGCCGAAAAGTCACAGTTTGACTCGCATTTAAATAATCCAAATGCGCATGCTGAATTGTTCGATGATTTACAGCAGCAGATTGATGATCTTAAAAACTCAGACCCTTCCGGATTTGAAATAAAAGGCGAATACAGTAACAATGCAGCTGCGAAAACAGGCGGTTTAATTGAAGGTGATTTTTACAGAACTCCAATAAGTACAGACGCGGAAGCGTCATTTTTGGCGGTTGTTGTAAAAATTCCAGATCCTACAATGATTCTGACTTTTGAAGATATTTCAACGGCAGGCGTGGCAGATATAAATGATATAGGACAATGGAACAGCCGTTTCAGTGGTTCATGCCAGTTTGAAACTGTAACCATTGCAGGAAACGTGGCAACATTTACAAGAAGCACAGCATTTACACCGCTTGTACTTCTTCCTAACATGGGAATCAGCGATATTGATTTTATTAAAGCTGACGGAATGAATGTATTAATATTAAATGATAACATCATAACATCATTTAATACAAGCAGTACATTGCCATTGTCTTTAAGCCAGCTTTCAATTCAAAATAATAGAATTGTAACTTTTGATCCTGATAAAGCGCTCCCTGCTAATCTTAATGTGTTAGATTTAACGGGTAACCTGATAGTTGATTTCGATCCAGCATCACTGCCGGTTAATCTGCAAAACTTACAGATTATCAATAATAAAATTGTTGTTTTCAATCCAAGTAAACCACTGCCGTCTAATCTTAAAATACTGGCTTTGTCAGCAAATCAGATAGTAGACTTTAATCCGAGTATTGAACTGCCGTATAGTCTGCGAAACTTAGCACTCGGAGCAAATCAGATTGTATCTTTTAATCCATCACAGTCAATGTATCCAAGCCTTGAAATTTTAGGTTTAGAAGGTAATCAAATCGTGAGTTTTGACCCGCAGGTGCAAATGGAAAGTTTACAATATTTGTATTTAGGTGATAATAAAATTGTTGTTTTCGATCCGGTTGTTTTTGTACTAGGCTATAACCTTGGGGAGATTAGCTTAAATGCTAACGAGATCGAAAACTTTAATCCTGGTACTCCATTACCGTCCAGTGTTAGAGTTCTGAGACTTGGAGATAATAAAATAACAGAGTTTAACCCAACACATCCGCTTTCCGAAAGTTTGAATAATCTGCAGCTGCAATCTAACATGCTCAGCAGATTTAATCCTACTCAGCCACTGCCGGCAAATTTATTGGAGATTGTACTTTCTAACAATCCTATTACAACCGCTAATTGGAATTCGCAGACTGGATGGATTGCTGCACTGCCTGATTATGGTTACTTACAGGCAAATGATACAATAGAAAGTATTGTCGGAACAACAACGGAAAGTATGCTTCTAGCCAAAAACTGGAACATTTTAAGTGAAAGTGAATAATTCTTAAGTGAGGACAGGAATTTAAAAAAAGTCCTCCAACAAATAAATACTTTCCTAGGGTAATTTATTCAGCAACAAAGCCAAAGCGTTGGAGGACCGTAAAAGTCTTCTTGCTTTGGCTTTTTTGCGTCATGTTTAAATTAACCTAGGAAAGGCAAAGATAATGAAACAGGAATAAAAAATCAAAATGAATAAGTATCATCAGATATTAAATAAAATAATTACAAAAGGCAGACGCCAGGAGAATAAAAAAGGAAAAATAACAGATCTTAAAAATCAAGTATTAAGGTTAAAACCAATCGACCTGCTCGAACTTTTCGAAGGTCATGCGGTAGCAAAAAAGAAGCTTAAAGATGAATTAACGCTTTTCATGGCTGGTGAGCGTTCAACCGAAGCCTATCGCGAAATAGGCGTATCGTGGTGGGATTATTGCGGACCAATTT
This portion of the Flavobacterium gelatinilyticum genome encodes:
- a CDS encoding leucine-rich repeat domain-containing protein, which produces MATSITTILGWFRTGLKPTQAQFEQSWTSFWHKDETIPQSKISNLTTVLNQKAEKSQFDSHLNNPNAHAELFDDLQQQIDDLKNSDPSGFEIKGEYSNNAAAKTGGLIEGDFYRTPISTDAEASFLAVVVKIPDPTMILTFEDISTAGVADINDIGQWNSRFSGSCQFETVTIAGNVATFTRSTAFTPLVLLPNMGISDIDFIKADGMNVLILNDNIITSFNTSSTLPLSLSQLSIQNNRIVTFDPDKALPANLNVLDLTGNLIVDFDPASLPVNLQNLQIINNKIVVFNPSKPLPSNLKILALSANQIVDFNPSIELPYSLRNLALGANQIVSFNPSQSMYPSLEILGLEGNQIVSFDPQVQMESLQYLYLGDNKIVVFDPVVFVLGYNLGEISLNANEIENFNPGTPLPSSVRVLRLGDNKITEFNPTHPLSESLNNLQLQSNMLSRFNPTQPLPANLLEIVLSNNPITTANWNSQTGWIAALPDYGYLQANDTIESIVGTTTESMLLAKNWNILSESE